A window of Stegostoma tigrinum isolate sSteTig4 chromosome 45, sSteTig4.hap1, whole genome shotgun sequence genomic DNA:
gggagcaggcaccatcagagggtcagcgctgagggagcaggcaccgtcagagggtcagcgctgagggagcaggcaccatcagagggtcagcgctgagggagcacgcaccgtcagagggtcagtgctgagggagcaggcaccggcagagggtcagtgctgagggagcaggcaccatcagagggtcagcgctgagggagcaggcaccgtcagagggtcactgctgagggagagggcactgtcggaggatcagagCTGAgagagcaccgcactgtcagagggtcaatgctgagggagcaggccctgtcggagggtcagtgctgagggagtgggcactgtcagagggtcagtgctgagggagtgggcactgtcagagggtcagtgctgagggagcgctgcactgtcagagggtcagtgctgagggagtgggcactgtcggagggccagtgctgaggaagtgggcacggtcggagggtcagtgctgaggaagtgggcactgttggagggtcagtgctgagggagtgggcactgttggagggtcagtgctgagggaacggggcactgtcggagggtcagtgctgagggagcaggcaccgtcagagggtcagcgctgagggagcaggcaccgtcagagggtcagcgctgagggagcaggcaccgtcagagggtcagcgctgagggagcaggcaccgtcagagggtcagcgctgagagagcaggcaccgtcagagggtcagtgctgagggagctggcaccgtcggagggtcagcgctgagggagcaggcaccgtcagagggtcagcgctgagggagcaggcaccatcagagggtcagcgctgagggagcacgcaccgtcagagggtcagtgctgagggagcaggcaccatcagagggtcagcgctgagggagcagtcaccatcagagggtcagcgctgagggagcaggcaccgtcagagggtcagcgctgagggagcaggcaccatcagagggtcagcgctgagagagcaggcaccgtcagagggtcagtgctgagggagctggcaccgtcagagggtcagcgctgagggagcaggcaccgtcagagggtcagcgctgagggagcaggcaccgtcagagggtcagcgctgagggagcaggcaccgtcagagggtcagtgctgagggagcaggcaccatcagagggtcagcgctgagggagcaggcaccgtcagagggtcactgctgagggagtgggcaccgtcagagggtcagtgctgagggagaaggcaccgtcagagggtcactgctgagggagcaggcaccatcagagggtcagcgctgagggagcaggcaccatcagagggtcagcgctgagggagcaggcaccgtcagagggtcactgcggagggagtgggcactgtcggaggatcagtgctgagagagcaccgcaccgtcagagggtcagcactgagggagcaggcaccgtcagacggtcagcgctgagggagcaggcaccatcagagggtcagcgctggggtagcaggcaccgtcagagggtcagtgctgagggagcaggcaccgtcagagggtcagtgctgagggagcgccgcactgtcggagggtcagtgctgcgggagcaggcaccgtcagagggtcagcgctggggtagcaggcaccgtcagagggtcagcgctgagggagcaggcaccgtcagagggtcactgctgagagagtgggcactgtcggtggatcagtgctgagagagcgccgcactgtcagatggtcaatgctgagggagcgggccctgtcggagggtcagtgctgagggagtgggcactgtcggaggatcagtgctgagggagtgggcactgtcggagggtcagtgctgaggtagcgccgcactgtcagagggtcagtgctgagggagttggcactgttggagggtcagtgctgaggaagtgggcacggtcggagggtcagtgctgaggaagtgggcactgttggagggtcagtgctgagggagtgggcactgttggagggtcagtgctgagggaacgaggcactgttggagggtcagtgctgagggagcaggcaccatcagagggtcagcgctgagggagcaggcaccatcagagggtcagcgctgagggagcaggcaccatcagagggtcagcgctgagggagcaggcaccgtcagagggtcagcgctgagggagcaggcaccgtcagagggtcagtgctgagggagtgggcactgtcggagcgtcagtgctgagggggtggggcactgtcggagggtcagtgctgagggagtgagcactgtcggagggtcagtgctgagggagcgccgcactgtcggagggtcagtgctgagggagtgggcactgtcggagtgtcagtgctgagggagcgccgcactgtcggagggtcagcgctgagggagtgggcactgtcggagggtcagtgctgaggaagtgggcacggtcggagggtcagtgctgagggagcgctgcattgtaggagggtcagtgctgagggagcaggcaccgtcagagggtcagtgctgagggagtgggcactgtcggagggtcagtgccgagggagcgtcgcactgttggagggtcagtgccgagggagtgccgcactgtcggagggtcagcgttcagggagtgggcactatcggagggagCGCTGCACCCCTCTCTGTCTTTGGAGCTTCAGTTCTCCCATGGTGCTTCAGAGGTATTGCTTTCTGGAATTTCACTCTCAAGTCTCTGAGAGTTACAATATTTTTGGCTctaaggcgagagagagagagagatggagatagagagactgtgaaGGCGAGCTTGTGAACTACACACTCAGCAGAGCTGCCTGGTGCCATGATACAGAGCCCTCAAAAACTGTTTCTGTTCAGTCGGGCCAGAAACTATTGGCTTCGCATTTGGGCCAGGCTCAGTTAAGAGGAAATAATGACCAGCTCACGTGCCCTGCCCCTACCTCGTGGTGCAGTGAAAGTTCATCATTTGCCAACTGCTGCTGCCCGCTCGCTCCCAGGAGCTGAATCTCTCCATTTTCCTTCTGCCCAGAGGCTGGAATATAAAAAGGGAAAGCTATGAAACTGTGAATGCAATACTCTCTGGTGCACTCCTGAGCTCTGTCCTCCCAGTTCGATCCACACTCACATCGCCCCCTCAAAAACCCAGAAATAAAGAGCACACAGTAAGGCATTCCACACTCTGTACCTCAGCCCAGACCtgacaggtgggtgagggaatggttacagcacagaagaaagccattcagccttttgtgCCTGTGCTAGCCCTCTGCAAGTGCAGCTCCCCTCTCGCCCAACCCCACCTTTCCCCTGTAatgctgcacacacacactcctccttgACAAATGATCTCTTCTGGAAAGCCTCGATTGAGCCTCCATCCTACACTGTCATGTGGCAGGGTCCAGATCCTCGCCCCTCGCCCATTTCGTCATGACACCCAATCTGATTGTGGCTTTAATTCTACTTTCCCATCACCTTTGTCTCTGTTCTCATCAAAAATCTAACTGAGCCTTGGGTACACGCCTCCATTGCTCTCTCGAGGACAGAACTCCAACCCGTAACGATCCCCTGAGAAGAAACTCCTCCCTCATCTCCCTCTTCAGTAAGACACTCCGTTATTTCCTAACTACATCCCCTAGATCCATTCATGAGGGGAAAGAACCACCTAGCATTTATTTTATTAAGCACTCCTGACACATCTGAATCTTCTGTGTCATTTGtataaacaatttggaatgaaCATAGGatgaatggttagtaagtttgcagatgacaccaaaattggaggtatagggGACagggaacatagagcatagaacatagcacattacagtgcagtacaggcccttcggccctcaatgctgcgccgacctgtgaaaccaatctgaagcccgtctaacctacactattccattatcatccatatgtctatccaatgaccatttaaatgcccttaatgttggtgagtctactattgttgcaggcagagcattccacacccttactactctctaagaacctacctctgaaatctgtcctatatttatcacccctcaatttaaagctatgttcccttgTGCTAgtcatctccatccgaggaaaaaggctctcactgtacaccctatctaatcctctgatcatcttgtatgtctctattaagttgcctcttaaccttcttctctctaatgaacacagcctcaagtccctcagcctttcctcataagaccttccctccagaccaggcaacatcctggtaaatctcctctgctccctttccaatgctttcacatccttcctataagggAAGAAgcttatctcagagtacaacaggatcttgatcaggtgggccgtagagtcatacagcatggaagcagaccctttggtccaactcgtccataccgaccagatatcctaaattaatctaatctcatttgccagcatttggcccatatccctctgaaactttctcactcatatacccatccagatgctttataaatattgtaactgtaccagcctccaccattccatccatgcaccaccctctgtgtgaaaaagttactccttatgttccttttaaatccttcccctctcacctttaacctatgccctcgagttttggactcccctaccctggggaaaacaccttggctactcaccctatccatgcccctcatgattttataaacttctataggctcacccctcagcctccgatgctccagggaaaatagcccctattcagcctctccctgtagctcaaaccctcccaccccggcaacatccttataaatcttttctgaaccctttcaagtttaacaacacctttcctacgccaggaagaccagaactgaatgcagtactccaaaagttgAAGGGAGGTGGGACGGGCTGGGGGTTGTTGGGGATGGAGGTTACAAAAATAggaatcgctggaaaagctcagcagggctggcagaaactgtggagagaaatcaagagttaacgttgcaggttgagtgacccttcctcagaagggatGGAGGTCTCCAAGCAACAAGGAGATGCTGAAGGGGCACGTGAAGAGAGATAGAACCTTTCAAagcgcagaagcaggccattcatcccatgcTAGCACCTCATGGAGAAATAGGCCCAGGGTAGCTCTGAATCGCAACTGTTGCTGTCTGAAAAATAGAAGTGCTTTTGGATATTAACTCTTCACACAAATAAAAAACAGCGATAGGGATAGAACAAATAGaacaaaaataatcagagggttagatagggtggatagggagagcctttttcctaggatggtgacggcgagcacgagggggcatagctttaaattgaggggtgaaagatataggacagatgtcagaggtagtttctttactcagagagtagtaagggaatggaacgctttgcctgcaacagtgtagattcgccaactttaggtacatttaagtcatcattggataagcatatggacatacatggaatagtgtaggttagatgggcttgagatcggtatgacaggtcggcacaacatcaagggccgaagggcctgtactgtgctgtaatgttctatgttctatgctttttAACATCCAACCCTTTCAGTTTGTTCTGCCAGTCAGCATAAATAAAACATGGGCTTCCCCAGCCATTCCCTGTTCTTCCTGATGACCCCAGGAGACCGGAAATCTGTCTTCTTGCAGAAACATGCTACTAGGGTTGTCTGTTGGGGACAATGGTCTCTTGGCTCCCAGGTGTCCAGGGCAACAAATGGATGATCTagccaccaccccccccctccacctcacccgcCCACCTACCCCTAGCAGCGGGTGATGGGCACACTCACCGACCCTTCCCCAGCAGCGGTGCCTGCTTTGCGGTTCCGCTCTCGTGCCTGTTGCCTCTCGTCTTCCTGTAGCTGGAGCCCGGCGATGTGACTCTCCAAGGTCTCCCAGTTCATGATGGGCAGCTCGCTCGCCGCTGCCTCTGGCAGAGGGGTGCACATTGTCAGGGGAGGGGTTCCAACCGGCTTGGCCGATGGTGCCTCTTGGGTCCCATGCCCCGATGGGTTGCCCATCGGGCTATGACCACCGCCCTCTCCTGCTGCCAGGACGCTCGGGCCATCCTGGGCCTGACCCTCGGGCGTTTTCAGCTCACAGTCCTGAAAGCCCTCATCGTCAGAGGAGCTGGATCCTAAGACGGCCAGGGGCTTCTGCCCCTCCAGCCGGAACCTACCGGAATCCTGCCGCGCTATCATGGAACTGAAGAGCTCGCCTCCCGAATCCATACCATAGTTCTgcacctctttaaaaaaaaagttaaggagAGAGAAGAACATCCAGTTAGACAGAGGCCATGTCAAAGGAATTATAGCCAacaggttaatgttctggagatgCCTGTTAAAATCGCACATCGGcaactaattgaatttaaattcaatcaaatcaAACGGGTCAGCATTTAAAAAGATGGGGtgtatgggccaagtacaggtaaatgggactggTGTCGTTTGGTGGCCATACAGACatggtaggccgaagggcctgtttctgtgccatgtgctaaatttggaattaaaatctCATCCCAATGACAAGAAACCGAATGTTGTAAAAATCTATCTGGGCTccctaatgcccttcagggaagggaatctgctgtccttatccagtttggcctacacgtgactccagccccacagcaatgggcttgattctcaactgccctctggcacggtggctcagtggtgagcactgctgcctcacagtaccagggacccgggttcaattccatcctcaggtgactgtctgtgaggagtttgcacattctccctgtgtctgcgtgggtttcctgcaggtgctctgctttcctcccacagtccaaagatgtgaaggctaggtgtactggccatgctaaatgtgggattatggggatagggaaagggggaaggatgctgtttggagggttgttgAGAAATCAATTGGCTGCATGGCCTCtccctacactgtagggattttatgaactaagcaacaaaaaaaaatttctgagcTACGTAAGGAAATATTTGGGACAGCAAATAGGAAActggaattgaagattatcaagccagccatgatctcattgaatggcagagcagatttgatggattGCAGgacctacttctgcttctgcTGACAAAGTGGTCAATTTTAAGACGtgtcttaaaggaagagagagagagagagagagatggaaaagtTTGCTTCCAGAGTTTAGCGTTCAGAGCTGATACAGCAGTATACTGCTCAAAACTGTTGCTATGAGCCTGAAAGACAATACATGTCTAGGAAGGTGTCTAGTCTGGAGGACGTCAAAGGGATCACTTGGTCAGAACATCATGGGTCTAAAAGACATTAGATCACGAGCGAAAAAAGAAAGAGCTTGAGCAAAGGCCAGTACCAGCTGCTCTCAGGGAGAAACGGGTTCTCGAAATCGAAAAGACTTCAGAGGTCAGATGGACTGGTGCTTCAAGAGTTAAACCACATGGGCAGAGCACAGACACTTGGCTTGTATTCCCTTGATTTCAGAAGATTAAGCAGTGATCTGATCATAGCCTTTAAAATGCTTTGACCAGGCAGACAACAGAGAAATAAGGGCCTCCAACGTTTGAAAACCAGAAGAAAGGAGTAGAATCTTACATCTAGAGTGAGACCCTGGAGGTGGGACCTTTCAATCTAAACAACTTGCGATAAGCGCTGGCATTTGTATAGCAAATTCCGCTACCCCCAAAGCACCTGGCTGTCAGTAGGTCACTGTCGGGACATGGAAAATGCAATGCCCAggttgcacacagcaagctcctgcaATCAGTGGTGAGGAATTAAGGTGATTGGATTTCCACTGGATATTGGTTGGAGGGATAATCCCAGGAAAGTAGGGAGCACACCCAGCATTACCAAACCCTCCCCCACTCACCATTTCCTCTTCAGGGCAAACCTGCCTTTATTGGTGagtgcattgagcacaggagtcaggaggtcatgttggggctgtacaggacagtggttagggCCACTAGAaaactgtgtgtaattctggtctccctgctttcggaaggatgttactaaacttgaaagggttcagaaaagatttatacagatgctgccggagtgggagggtttgagctacagggagaggctgaataggctggggctatattccctggagtgtcagggactgaggggtgaccttatagaggtttataaaatcatgaggggcatggatagggtgaatagtcaaggtcttttccccagggtgggggagtccaaactagaggggcataggtttagggtgagagggaaagatttaaaagggacctgaggggtaactttttcacacagagggtggtgcgtgtatggaatgagctgccagaggaagtggtgggggctggtacagttacagcatttaaaaggcacctggatggggacatggacaggaagggtttagagggatatgggtgaaatgctggcaaatgggactcgattaatttagggtatctgggtCAGCATGAgccagttggaccgaagggtctgtttccatgctgtacctctCTATGGCTCTAGGGGGTGTGCACACAGGGCGGGATGAGCTTCATCTGAGGggtggcacctctgacagtgtggcactccctggGCACTGGCTCAGGGCGTGTGCACCCACATGGGTCACAGCTGGCTGTTTAAGAGGTCAGATCCCACAGGATGAGTGTGCAAACTGCTCAGTTTGGGAGcggagacagagaggtgggggAACATGCGAGGAATTTCAATGGACAAGTCACGCAGGGACTAGATCCGAGCTGCTTGCGAACTGGAGGaatttgatgggggggggggtgtgggtggaatgaCGGGCGGGGAAAAGGCTTgctttaaaacagaaaataaaatccttccacccatatatatatatatataaataaaccCCCTCCTGAGCTGGCACTACTGAAACGTGAAGGGGTTTTAAAACGCCTGAGTTTTCACTGAATACCATTCAGTTTCCAGGAGAACTGAAATCGAGCCAGCTCTTTCTTGGGGCAGGAAATCTCTCTGTTCGCGTTAGGATATTTACACAAATGCATTCCTGGCGCAAACTGAAATTTCATTCGGTCTTTTGTAACTTCCGGGTCTTCAAATCTGGGGATCCTTTTCCTGCCCCCACCCCGTCCAATTCCAGAGGCATGAAACTCACCTAAAGAGACGAGAATTTCAATCCAGTTGTCAGTGTCTGCTCCAGACACGAATCCTCTCAAAAACTGTAGACCGGCCCAACGCAGAGCAGCCAACTCACTCCTGGGTCCCCTTCCTCTTAAACTTATGAAATCAGACTGACTGGCTGAAGTTCCTTTCCAACTTTTCCTTGCTGGTTAACTCCTCCCAGTTCACTGCAAAGTCAGGGAGCTGTCACTTTCTCTCCACCTCCAGCAATAACTGGGATCTGATATATTAGCCTGTCAAACAAGACTTCTCCCAGGATAAATCCAGTGGAAGATCAGGCCTGCAAATGTAACATTCCCAATGCCGGAGTGCTAACAGATACACAAGGTGGAGATGGGGACACCACGGAAACTGCGACAGAGGCAGTCATTTAGCATGGGAGATTGAGTCTCTGGTccaatgaaacttgaaagggctcagaaaagttttacaaggatgttgccggggttggagggtttgagctaccgggagaggctgaataggctggggctattttccctggagcttcggaggctgaggggtgaccttgcagaggtttataaaatcatgtggggcatggagccaatgtctttttcccagaataggacagtccaaaactagaggggcataggtttaaggtgagaggggaaagatttaaaagggacctgaggggcaactttttcacacagagggtggtgcgtgtatggaatgagctgccacaggaagtggtggaggctggtacagttacaacatttaaaaggcatcgggatgggtttgtgaataggaagggtttagagggatggggCCAAAAGCTGGGAATTGAGACGAGATTTATTTAGTACATCTATATCATGGATAGTTTGGACCAAGAggcctgtttcggtgctgtatatctctatgagtctgtaactagtccatgccatgttcccaagctaaactcatcccatttgcctacatttggcccacatccatccaaacctttcccattcatgtacttatccaaatgtcttttaaatgtcttcctccggaagttcattccacacatgaaccactctgtgtaaaatagttgcacccccccccccatgtcctttataaatctttatcctctcaccttaaaaatatgctcgggggggggggggggggaaaggcagatttaaaacagccCTGAAGGAGTAGAGCAGAGGAAAGCAGCGAGATTTACAcggggaattccagagcttggggtgTCAAACAGCTGAAGGTACAGACTTCACCATTGATGGTGGAAATTGAGGGTTCCCCCAAGAGGCCAGGATCGGaggaatgcagaaatctgtgagtATAATGGGGCTGAAGTAATGTAGAAATAAGATGCTGATACATGGCCACAGAGGGATTTCAAAGATGAAGAATGACTTCTAGATTAGAGGACAGACCAAAGTTTGAAGCAGCCTCGGTATAAGTTAGGATACAGAGCAAggtcaaaatcatgaatggtagAATGCTAGCCTGGGACTGTTGGAAAAGTACCCCACTTTAGGTATTTATAACTGGAATTCAGAATAGTATTTGACAGTGACTCAATATCTTGGCGGTGTCTACTGTCTATTATGTGCTTCCCtcgtagtggctcagtggtgagcagtgctgcctcacagcgccagggacccgggttcgattccaccctctggcgactatctgtccagagtttgcacattctccccgtgtctgcgtgggtttcctctgggtgctcgttttcctcccacagtccaaaggtgcgcagatcagggtggtttggccatgctaaattgcccgtagcgttcagggatgcgtagattaggtgggttatagggggttgggtctgggtgggatgctctgagagttggtgtggacttgggccgTACTGTAGGGATTAAAAAAAGAATACTTGGGCATGGACAAGACCAGAGGCAAAGTGGACAGTCATGGACTGGACACATCCCGAACCTATTGCTAATCTTGTAAGATTATTCAGGCAGTCAGGCTTCATCACTTTAAGGGAAATGAGACTGTGGTGTCCACCTTTTATAAGGCACAGGTCAGAAAGGTGAAAGGATATTCTCCACACACTACTCAAAAAGCTCAGCACAATCCAATACAATACAAtcctacttgattggcactccatccatCATCTTAAACATTCACACTCTCTGCCACCAATGCATCGATTATGATCCCACAAGGCAGAATTAAGACCAGCATTCCCACTCCATAACCAAGGGAGTGCTGTGCTGTCTGAGATACCATCTTTTGGAACAAGATGGTCAACCAAGGGGGCTTGTCTGCTCAGCATCTCCTTCTCGCTGACTGAAATCCATCAATGGTGGCTCGTACAcctcccctctcccaccccctcgaTTAATCACATCTAAAACAGATCATTTTACTGTCTCTGGCGCCTTGCCTAACTAAGCAATGACTGGACTTTTGAAATCACTTTTGGATGTGGTAAGATCCTATTTAAAGTGCAAGCCGTTCCAGAATCCCTGAAGGATGAGAGAGGGGTGACAAAAGAAAAAAGGTTGGGGAGTTACAGAATATGGGAACAAGGGAATTGAAATTGGCTAGTAGAAACGGTGGTGCAGTGTGAATTAGGTACAATTTGGTAGCAAGGTGCAAGACCAAGAGGAAATTTATTTAGCAGCAACAGGAGGAGCCTATCCTGTTTCTTGTACAAAAGACAATGAGCTGACTTATATCAGTAGCGTGCTTTATCTCTTAGGGCAAGCTGTGTCACTGACTAGAGAAGCTAGACTCCATATCCAAAACAGAGATCTTTGAGCTGGTCCAACTCTGGCCTCCTgcatctcctccctcccttcaCTTCTCAACTGATATTGCATGAAGGACCCAAATTCCTTCGATGCGCtcatta
This region includes:
- the LOC125448743 gene encoding schwannomin-interacting protein 1-like, whose amino-acid sequence is MDSGGELFSSMIARQDSGRFRLEGQKPLAVLGSSSSDDEGFQDCELKTPEGQAQDGPSVLAAGEGGGHSPMGNPSGHGTQEAPSAKPVGTPPLTMCTPLPEAAASELPIMNWETLESHIAGLQLQEDERQQARERNRKAGTAAGEGSPLGRRKMERFSSWERAGSSSWQMMNFHCTTRFHSRMNLQLCFINDSSSESESEEAIGNVSSTPSSQTTTGEASPIEGSLESRRKELESEAKRSLALLQRRLDQEKQQLRAAAERLKDAEGRGKSLEQSELQKMKASQLCNLQTSLFSQIHCLNTQLMELLETRDELKTKQDALLVEIGDLTH